The DNA segment CCCTAATCAAACACCCATCTCATCTGCCATGTTAGTATTCTCTGTGACACACTTTATAGCTGTATTCCACTACCTCACCACCACTCAACCACTTTGATTAATATAAACAAATCTTACACAGTTTTTTACCTAGGATCATATCACCCACCTTCTTCATTTTAATTACAGTCACCACCTTTTTTCCCTCAACTGGATTATGTTATTGCTTATTTTATTGATTAACGTTCACAACTTATTTTCCCATCCCaaaaaattgtttgtttttctATCTCTGTTTCAAGTTTCTTATCGTAAGTTGGTCCGTAAAATAATCATGTTAATACATGAAATTTCAAAGGGGCACTTGCAgtaagaaaataacaaaaacaaaatatagtGTTTTCTTTCTGCACCGAAGGAGACATGTAGAGAAAATTATGGTGGAAAAAATAACTATTTGTTGAAGGCTTCTTTAGATTCTTAAACAAGCAAGTACAACAACTTGTTAACTGCATAATTTATTAAGCTGATGTGTCTTCTAAATGCTAACGTGCAGTCCATAAGTCCTTAACTGCTATTCATTAACTGTTTcttttattcaaaaaaaaaacacatttatgAGCTCACTTTTATCAGCTGTAAATTTATGCATCGTAAATGAATATAATCATCATTTCACGcttatttattaaaacaaaagcaCTTATCTATTATTATATGTGATTTTGTGGTTTCGTTTTCTTGAGATGGGTTTCACCACTATAAATGATTTGTTCACGCgttttattaattatcaaaataattttaaaattttcatcttCATCGTAAGTTTTTCAGACgttaaaattgtttatattcCTAAATAAACCGTGTACGTTAGATTGAAATgcagttttttaaaatatcttgaTGTATCTGTTCTTAAGAGAATCACGTAAAGGAGGGTAGTGGTCTATGAAAATCAAGATTCCCTTTTCTGTGTTTTGATATTCCATCAAGCAACAATAGTGCTTATACGATAATGATGTGGAAAAAGTGTTAAAATAACCATACATTAAAAGCAGTGATAATAGTTATAATTAATGGATCTGGTTTAATAACGATAAAATAAACACTAATCGCCTAAGTATGATAGATAGAAAAGCAAGTATCAGCATTTTAaatccttatatttaaaaacataaattaacataataaaaaatagaggTAATTAATAGATAACCagtataaaatattaagagAAGAGGAATATAATAATGCGAAGTTTGACCAGGTCAAAATCAGAAGAGAAATGTCCCAAATGCAATCACGAATTTCAAAATGACAACTCTTTAGATCGGTTTttggataaaaataataaaaataaaataaaataaaagggcGGGATTGCAGATGAAGAGGTAGTAACTGAGAGGAGAGGGCCCTATCACTGGATCCAGAGAGGGACCCATCAGAGGTACACTCCCATCTTAAACCAGCAACTCCTGTCCCAATGCTTACACTTTCATCTTTTCTTACTTTCTTTCTGCCCTTCCCTCCATTTACTTGATAATGACCTTTCAAATTCACATTCCAGGGAAAAATATCTTAGAGTATCTCAACTCCAACATGTCCCACAGTATCTTTAACTAGTTCTTTAGTTTTGCATTCttaattcatttatttgtttttcataattttactTCAGAAAGAAAATAACTCAAAAATTGATATCAGTCAAACATATTCATGTACTTACTCATGGGCATTGGCAGCAGAAATTCCAgaggaaaataaagaaaagcttAAAATGCGATCCCTCAAAAGAAGGAGAATAGAGATATGGAGGATATTGGAATTACACAAACAGTTGCCTTTACTAGATATAGTATAACTTATTACATACTATTCTATAAGGAGTAAGAGCTTTTACAGAGAGTTATGGGCAATCTTCCAACACTTTTCTGCCAGCTAGACTTGAACCCGCTTCTAACAAAGCAAGCTCTTTTTTACCCTTCTTCCACCgtttattacaaaataataaatatattcttaATCAAAGATAAATCCCTTCCCCTAAACTCCTATCTTTCACTGTTTCTTCGGCTAACAGATCCCAAAAGCTGCATCTCTCACAAAAACCGGATGTTTATTGCCACTAAACTACCCAAACACATTCTCGAATCTCATATTTatatcataaaatttaaaactaaaaaacaacTTCCCTACTATTTCTCACTAGCTTGCTTTCACCACCGAATTTAACTTATAGAAATTGAATCTTTGTTTGAACTATCATCAAAGGAGTCAGTACGTCCATTCCTGAGGCAAGCGAAGTTCGTGGTTTGCTGCCTCCTCTCGCCGCATGTTTAACTTCTGCTGCAGGAGAAGAGCATTTCTCCTTGCTAACAAAGCATCTACAAGAACCACAAACCCAAACAAGTTAGCCATTAACTCCGATTAAGAACTCAAGACAATACCAAAATGCTTTTCTTAAAACCCACTTACCATAATCCACCCCAAAAGCACTAGAGAAGCGTTGTTGGTTAGCGGCGTTGAGGTCATCAGTGTTGAGGTTCAGTGCGTGAATAACCTTAGCTGGGACCAAAACTGGGGCAGCACAACCTATTTACAAGACAAATCAATCAGGTAACCGCTAAATAAGGAGAAACAGTGCTAAACCAAGGAGAAAGAACAGATTCAGTAAATTACTTGTTTCCTTGCGAGATTCAGCGGGAGGGGCCACATATTGACGAGGCAGGAAAACCCCTGTTCCAGCGCAACCCCTTTTGTTAACACCGCCAGATCCAGCTTGCAGACCGGGTCGTGACCCGGATCCGAAATGCGGCACATGTTGATTCTGGTGCTTCATTTGAACAGGACGGTGCCATGCTGAATGAGGCAAAGCGCGTGAGCAGTTCATAGCCTCATAGTCATACCCAAACTCACGCAAATCACGCACTCTATTCTGAACTTGTGGCTGGTGCTGCTGAGTCACCCAACCAACCTTCTCTTGCCTCCCCCAAACCGAACCACACTGCTGCTTGAACATCTGCTCCGGTCTAACCTGCTGGTACCGAGCCtacacaagaaaaaataaataaacacccGAGTCCAACATGCAAATTCATTTACGCATTATTACAAACACCTTGAACACGTTTCAAAATAACTCACCTGTGGACCGCCCTGGTTCACGAAAAACGCATTCCCCGCTAGTACTGGTGGAGAAACACCACCAAAAACTCCCCCGTTCAGAAACTCAATCTTCGAAGAAACTTCGTCGTTCATCTTCAACCGCGCAACTTGCCCTGCGGCCGCGTACAGTACATCCCACGCATCGTTGGAAGCCTTGAACGGCGTCGTCGTCGGCGACGGAACACGAGAAGACCCGTTCGGGCTTCCGTCCCCGGACCCGCCGCTTCGACCCGACCAACTTCCGATTCCACTCAGTATGGACTGAGGCGACCCAGCCAAACCACGAGCCATCGTTTTCTGAATCAACGAAAATCCACAAAACGGCGTCAGTTAACcctagagaaaaaaaaacgaaCAAAAGAAAACCAAACGACGCGCTTTGTCTATCAGTACCTCAGTTTTGTTTGCGTTACAGATTGGAACAGTGAGGAGCTGGTCCTTTCTCGTTTCATGAAGCGAGGCATGGCTGAGTCGGCGAGTCAAGCCGgcgaagaagtcctcctcgtcGCTGCTCTCAGTCCCGGTCGAACCGGAGTCGAGCGGTTCGGCCCCGAGCGAGTGAAATTCGTAGGGAAACTCGGACGGGAAGCCGAAAGCGGCGTCGAACTCAGAGTCATCCATGGGTGGAGGGAGCGAGAGAGTGAGGCAAAGCAAAGGTTTGAAGAAGGAAAAGGGGTTTGAGAGGAAAGTGAAAAAGTGATGAAGCCGTTACGATTTACGAGGGTAATGAAGGGGAACGAGGAAGTTGAAGTTGCTGGTTGAGGAAGATTTAATAATGACCCAGCTGTGTGTGCAGAGTGGGACCCACACagcaaatgaaaaagaaaaaaaaaaaaaaaaaggattgtGGTGAGTTGGAGGATAATAGAATGTAAGAAGACAAGTTGCTTTTATTAAGGTTTCAGGGTCCCTTTTAGAcacttcaaaataataaaataaaataaaaaaaattggtatgAAAGAGAGAGGAATGAGAAAATTGTAGTGTGAACAACTGGAACACTGGCCCAGTggttggggacatttgtccttGCATGCAATTTCTCTCCTAAACTTGAAATAATCTTTCAAATTAATTAAGCGCCACAACACAGATATCATTCAAAATCATTGTTTTGGGATATGGGATTCTCAGTTTTTACTGCTTCAGCTTCCTTCTCAAGGTTTGTTATCTTTTcaaatcaaatttcaaaattttggccTGCTCCACTTCCCATTCTCTCACCTAATTCCACTCTActcctttctctcttttttttgtcCCTACCTTCTTTTGGAAAATTTTGGACTTTCCAACATTcacttcaaaatttaaattcttagccttctaattttcaatattttttttattttcgtcACTGGATCTGCCGTTGATGCTGACCTTGAGATCAACCCTTTATTATGTAAATCTCGAAACCGATGGGGTCCTTTCAGTAATGTTCCTCTAcagtttttttcaaattaaataaagattaattttattttggtcGTTTGTAGTTTTAAAATTGGAATGGCCATTTATTTTTTCAAGTTACatttttagagtttttttttatgtcaaactTGTAATGAACTAACAAAACCCACTAGTAAATGTCTAATGTGCAAAAATAATGTATGTGTGACGATGAAATATGCCTTTCTGTTTCAAATCAACATCATTTGTTATGCTAatgaaatgaagaaaataaaatgtcaATAATGCATAGCATCAATTTTAACTTCAATGGAAAAAAAGCTTAAAAAACTTATGGTATGAccagagataaaaaaaaataagtgaggattattttaaattaaatatacgagtactaaataataaaatagtgaATGAACAGAAAAATGTTGAATGTTGTTGAGGTGGGGTTTTAACGTTCCCTCGGATTGGAATAACTCAAAgcctaaaaaattattaacaaaaagAAGGTCGTCATATCAACAACTCATTGAACCCCATGTTTTTGTGATATGAATCAAATCCTTATAAATTGAACCTTTACAAATATATTCATGTTACTTTCATTAATAACTTGTGATATTTTTCACCGTCATAGTTTTGTATTTTTAAGCTAAGTTCACTCACACTGTCACATTTGACAAAAACAAAACACCCGAATTTTTGCTTCCAACACAAATAGATTCACAGTAAAACTCTTCCTTCTCTTCGAAGGCAAGCTTAATTTAGTGGGCCAAAAGAAACTACTCTTGTACCATCGTTTTTGCCAGATTTTTTCATCTTCACGgctattataaaatttagagggtcttttgaaaacaagaatacAGTATATGTTTTTTGttctatatattttaaaaagataaatagaAATATCTTCAAATAAATTCAagaaaaacaaagcaaaacatCTATTGTTATGATATGTTCACACGAGTATaattttatctattatttttatttatatgtttttcaCAACATCAAACATACTCTTaagtcttaaaaaataattatggcATAATGAGGTTATATCctaatatataatatgtttttaatatttattatttaaagttaATTACAATAGGTAATCGTCTGACACGAATATAGGAGATATAAATTTATATGAGATATGGTATTAAAAAAGTGTATATTTATGTCGAGTCATATACTCGTACACTTAATGGGTTTCACataaagagaaaaatgtttCAAATTTACGTCAAATTTAGTGATGTTTGACATAAATTTACATTCACTAGTATATGGTTAAACGAAATAAATGAaagttattttctaaatttaattgattttgaCTTAAATAAATTCTTCAAATATGGAAAAATACAATTCACATATACATAAACTACGTATTTCAACagtaaattcaataaaaaaacaaaatataaccTAAAAATTAGCTAAGTAAGAAAATAAACCTAACTATATTATCTATGTTGAACAAGAAATGTTGTTAGTTGTTCGCTTATTTGTTGGGTGTCATCCTTAGACAATGGAGATTGATCATTGAAGACCTCAAACATTTGACTCACATCATTATGCAATAGTTATTAAAGTAAAATACATTAGCAAATGTTGAAATGTGTTACCTTTGTTTGTGAACTTGTAATATATGTCGAAATGATTCGTATGAATCAACTTGCCTCTTACAGTGAAATGAGAAATGAGTGACACAAATTATTTCTCtgtaacttttaaaatatttattatatgtatTAAAAGTTGTTTAACTTAAAGATATATGAATTACAGTGACATTGTTTGTCTCCTTCCATTTAAATTATTTGTGTGAGTAGCAATTATAGGAAGGACATACATGTGAGTCTGAATACACTTATATTTTTCATGTGTaatgaaaaatgttaaaatcgcccttataataagttttttatttccTAACAATATTTTCCTTAAGTAAACAATATCACATTATTATGTAATCATTGggtataattataattaattgtcAGTGAAACCTATAGTAAAGGATAAGTAATCAGGTACACAATtagcataatttaaaaaatacaatttagaaaaataattttttagtgtaTGGATTCAAGTAAATATGTCTCTATGAGTCACCCGCGCATGTTTGCAAATACTCTGGATCTGAACATTTGTGTTCTCAAATTCCTACATGGATTCAAACTCAACAAATTGATATATTTCCAACTTGCCTTGCTCCACACTCTATGTATACATGTACCTAACATGATAAATTATAAgttatatgtaattattataatatgaaaaacatAAACGATGTAACACGGTTTACATGACTCATGGGAACTATGGTAGTATAGAGTCCAAAAACTTTGTTGTCCTAATGTATCTCATCCTCGACTTCCACCATGTCATAATCATCGGTAACAAGTTCTCTCATAACCTGTTTATCACGATAGACAAAATCCTAAACAAAGTAAATATGTTAGTTCGACATTAATAAACattataacaataaaaactaaaaaaaaacataatgtaATAGGCGTGTCAATAGACTAGCATGACCAAATGTCCAAGTCAAGCTAAAAATGTGTCTAAAGTCTTCTTGACCAATTTAACCTCTTTGTTGGGTAAAGGTACTCGAGAACCAATATCTTGAGCTTTCACTAAACATTATTCATGTCAAGTCGACTATGCAAAGACATCATAGATGGTTAACCCTCTGTCTATTTGTCAATTAATTGTCATTAGACGTGGGGGTATCTTTTACATATAACTCATATTAGATTGGTTTATTAGTGTGATTATAGTCTGCAAAGGGATTTACCACATCACAACTCTCTTTGGTGTTCACTCGAACAACCTCAAGAACTG comes from the Phaseolus vulgaris cultivar G19833 chromosome 8, P. vulgaris v2.0, whole genome shotgun sequence genome and includes:
- the LOC137824389 gene encoding uncharacterized protein, which translates into the protein MDDSEFDAAFGFPSEFPYEFHSLGAEPLDSGSTGTESSDEEDFFAGLTRRLSHASLHETRKDQLLTVPICNANKTEKTMARGLAGSPQSILSGIGSWSGRSGGSGDGSPNGSSRVPSPTTTPFKASNDAWDVLYAAAGQVARLKMNDEVSSKIEFLNGGVFGGVSPPVLAGNAFFVNQGGPQARYQQVRPEQMFKQQCGSVWGRQEKVGWVTQQHQPQVQNRVRDLREFGYDYEAMNCSRALPHSAWHRPVQMKHQNQHVPHFGSGSRPGLQAGSGGVNKRGCAGTGVFLPRQYVAPPAESRKETSCAAPVLVPAKVIHALNLNTDDLNAANQQRFSSAFGVDYDALLARRNALLLQQKLNMRREEAANHELRLPQEWTY